CAGTTGTCGCAGCGGTTGCAGCCTGGTGGTTCTCCCCCGGACAGCAGCAGAAGAGGTGGACCGCTGCACTGATCAACGCCGTACAATCTGGCAACCAAAAAGCCGTTCAGGCAGCCTTCGATGATGGGGCTGACGTCAACTCCCGCGACTCCGATGGCATCACTATTCTGATGCATGCAGCCCGTGGAGACCAACCGGATATTGCCAACCCTGCCCCCAGTGACAACCCCGAGATCGTGGAGCTGCTAATCCATCGTGGGGCAGACGTCAACGCCAAGACGGACTCGGGGTTCGTAGCATTGTTCTGGGCCGCTCGATATGGACACGCGCGGGTCGCCAAAGTGCTCATAGCCAATGGCGCGGAGGTGAACGTCAAGGATAAAGAATCCATGACGGCCCTACGGTGGGCTAATACCAACCAGCATACCAAGCTGGTCGAGTTGCTAAAGGAGGCCGGGGCCAAGGAGTAAGCCTCGGGCTGCACAATCCGTGGCAACTGTCAAGAAAGCATTTAAGTCGATTGCGAAGCAATATCTAAGAAGAGACAACTCGAGGTGAGCTGCAGCGCTTCTCGCCTCCTCAGTTTACATTAGCCAAGTGAAGCTTTTTCAAAAAAACGCTTTCCTCCCGGGCACTTTTCTCTTCCATCCGGCATTTAACAGATAGCCCTATTTTCAGTCCCCGTCCATACGAGTGATCGTGAGGCGAACGTCGCTGAGGATTCGGGAAAGGACCGACAACACGAAGCCCCCTCGTGAAGCTGGATCTGAATCGGTTCTGGTGATTTTTAAGACCACCGATTCTTAGCACTGCAAAGGCCTAGATTGCCGGCGAAGCCCTGCTTGCAACCCATCTTTCCACTGATAGAAATCTAGCAAGCGTCCTATTCCCGCGAAAGCAAAAGATGACACGCGATCAAATGGATCGGCGAATTGCTAATGAGCTTCTCCAAACTCGTGATTCTGCATCGATAATTCCCTCGCCCTCGCTGCAAGATAATCCTTTTGATTTAGAACGCGGATACCGGGCAGGGAAATCGCATTTAAAGCTGAAGGAATTCTCGAATAATTAATTCTCGGCGTTCATCGCTGGCGCAGGCTTTCAGTCGTTTGACTGCCATCGATTCCTTGCCGCTCGCATTCGCTACTATGCTCAGAGCCAACCTTTTAATCCTGGCGAAATTCTGAGGGCCGTTATCTTTTCGAACCCGGCTGTCGTCGTCGCCGAATGTCACATCCAAGGACCAATGCAAATTATTCTCGATCGTCCAATGTTCCCGGACCGCTTTCGCCAACACCGGAGCGTCCGACGCTCGGCTGCAAATATAGTAGCGGATTTCGCTCGCGCTCTTGTGGTTTTCTCGGCGGTCGGTCACCACCACGACCACCGTCTTCAAGCCTTTCCAATCGTCCTTCATCGATAAGAAATTGACGTCCGAAAACACGAGGCACGAACGGTAC
The genomic region above belongs to Telmatocola sphagniphila and contains:
- a CDS encoding ankyrin repeat domain-containing protein gives rise to the protein MGDEQKIRRWLLAVSVLAVVAAVAAWWFSPGQQQKRWTAALINAVQSGNQKAVQAAFDDGADVNSRDSDGITILMHAARGDQPDIANPAPSDNPEIVELLIHRGADVNAKTDSGFVALFWAARYGHARVAKVLIANGAEVNVKDKESMTALRWANTNQHTKLVELLKEAGAKE